One window from the genome of Coleofasciculus chthonoplastes PCC 7420 encodes:
- a CDS encoding Crp/Fnr family transcriptional regulator, translating into MLEPANTVSILQQQAEPKTFSADQVIFQEGDPANYMYGILDGEVNISVNGKIVETIGKGEVFGTGTLIGVDDRTYSAIAKTDCTLAFLDQQRFLFAVQETPMFALNVMKSYSERLDRLTHSIMSD; encoded by the coding sequence ATGTTAGAACCCGCAAACACAGTCAGCATCTTACAACAACAGGCTGAACCTAAGACATTTTCTGCCGATCAGGTTATTTTCCAAGAAGGTGATCCAGCGAACTATATGTATGGCATATTGGATGGAGAAGTCAACATCTCTGTCAATGGTAAAATTGTGGAAACCATCGGCAAGGGTGAGGTGTTTGGTACCGGAACATTGATTGGAGTAGACGACAGAACCTATAGCGCGATCGCGAAAACAGATTGTACTTTGGCATTTCTGGATCAGCAGCGATTCCTGTTTGCGGTTCAGGAAACACCAATGTTTGCCTTGAATGTGATGAAAAGTTATTCCGAACGCCTCGATCGCTTAACTCATAGTATCATGTCAGATTGA
- a CDS encoding dynamin family protein, producing MSYKIETDSFLNNLERVAKVRSQVARSLGEIAQTLEQGETLGKDTSGSLGLERDIDDLSRASTNLKQGVFRLLVLGDMKRGKSTFLNALIGENLLPSDVNPCTALLTVLRYGTEKKVTVHFNDGTPPEDIDFKSFKRRYTIDPAEAKQLEQQKKQAFPNVDYAVVEYPLPLLQKGIEIVDSPGLNDTEARNELSLGYINNCHAILFVLRATQPCTLAERRYLENYIKDRGLSVFFLINAWDQIRESLIDPDDTEELEESEDKVRRVFRANLADYCQVDGHDIYDERVFEISAIKALRLRVKQPTASLEGTGFPEFLGALSTFLTSERAVAEFRQARTLARQGYSHVREAIERRIPLLEQDVQELKERINSVEPEFKKLNDICQQFQAEIKSVRDSKAKAVADSFRTYTLNLGNTFEADFMQYQPDFQFMDFLSRGRREAFEAGLQQAFERYINDKLSAWSLIAEKEMDGAFLQLSKSAANYGASYTKVTEKITEKLTGQRISPVIGTTPEDNAPAWAKWAAGLFSLARGNIAGVAMAGAGFDWKNIALNFITVMGVGAMITAVSGVVLGPVGLALLGLGVGVVQADQARKELVKAAKKELVKYLPQVAREQWQPIHDAVKECFDVYEREVTERMNDDINARKSELDNLIAQKESHEINNGAELERLKTLETDVSSEVERIEAAYQTLLVEAS from the coding sequence ATGAGTTACAAAATAGAAACAGACAGTTTCCTGAATAATTTAGAGCGAGTTGCTAAAGTGCGATCGCAAGTTGCCAGGAGTCTGGGTGAAATCGCCCAAACCCTGGAACAGGGGGAAACCCTGGGCAAGGATACCTCCGGCAGTTTGGGGTTGGAACGGGATATTGATGATTTAAGCCGAGCCAGTACAAATTTAAAACAAGGTGTATTCAGATTGCTGGTTTTGGGTGATATGAAACGGGGCAAAAGTACGTTTCTGAATGCCTTAATTGGCGAGAACTTATTACCCTCCGATGTGAATCCCTGTACCGCCTTATTAACCGTTTTGCGGTATGGGACAGAAAAAAAAGTTACCGTTCATTTTAATGATGGCACACCCCCGGAAGATATTGACTTTAAAAGTTTTAAGCGCCGCTACACAATTGACCCCGCCGAAGCCAAACAACTGGAACAACAGAAGAAACAGGCATTCCCTAATGTTGATTATGCTGTCGTAGAGTATCCCTTACCGTTATTACAAAAAGGTATCGAAATCGTCGATAGCCCTGGACTTAATGATACCGAAGCCCGGAACGAGTTATCTCTGGGATATATCAATAATTGCCATGCGATTTTATTTGTACTGCGAGCAACTCAGCCTTGTACCTTGGCTGAACGCCGTTATTTAGAGAATTATATTAAGGATCGGGGATTATCAGTTTTCTTTTTAATTAATGCTTGGGATCAGATTCGCGAAAGTTTGATTGATCCAGATGATACCGAAGAATTAGAAGAATCGGAAGATAAAGTGCGGCGTGTATTTCGAGCTAACTTAGCCGATTACTGTCAAGTTGATGGGCATGATATTTATGATGAACGGGTGTTTGAGATTTCCGCGATTAAAGCGCTGCGGTTACGAGTGAAGCAGCCAACGGCGTCTCTGGAAGGAACCGGATTTCCGGAGTTTCTGGGTGCATTAAGTACATTTTTGACCAGCGAACGCGCCGTGGCTGAATTCCGCCAAGCCAGAACCTTGGCGCGTCAAGGGTATAGTCATGTGCGGGAAGCGATTGAACGGCGGATTCCGTTGCTGGAACAGGATGTTCAGGAGTTAAAAGAACGGATTAATTCCGTAGAACCTGAATTTAAGAAGCTGAATGATATCTGTCAGCAATTCCAAGCTGAAATCAAATCGGTACGGGATAGTAAGGCAAAAGCGGTGGCTGATTCCTTCCGCACATACACTTTAAATTTGGGGAATACGTTTGAAGCCGATTTCATGCAGTATCAGCCGGATTTTCAATTCATGGATTTTTTGAGTCGAGGGAGACGGGAAGCCTTTGAAGCTGGACTGCAACAGGCATTTGAGCGGTATATAAATGATAAATTATCTGCCTGGAGTTTAATTGCCGAAAAAGAGATGGATGGGGCGTTTTTGCAGTTATCGAAAAGTGCAGCAAATTATGGTGCATCCTATACCAAGGTGACGGAGAAAATTACCGAAAAGTTAACCGGACAACGCATCTCTCCGGTGATTGGGACAACCCCAGAAGATAATGCTCCCGCTTGGGCAAAATGGGCAGCGGGACTCTTTTCCTTAGCAAGAGGAAATATTGCCGGGGTAGCCATGGCGGGGGCGGGGTTTGATTGGAAAAATATCGCTCTTAATTTTATTACGGTGATGGGTGTCGGGGCGATGATTACAGCGGTTTCAGGGGTGGTTTTAGGACCCGTGGGATTGGCATTATTAGGGTTAGGGGTTGGGGTTGTGCAAGCAGATCAAGCGCGGAAAGAGTTGGTGAAAGCGGCGAAGAAAGAGTTAGTTAAATATTTGCCTCAAGTCGCACGAGAACAATGGCAACCGATTCACGATGCGGTGAAAGAATGCTTTGATGTGTATGAGCGAGAAGTGACGGAACGGATGAATGATGATATTAATGCTCGCAAGTCAGAGTTGGATAATTTAATCGCTCAAAAAGAGTCCCATGAGATTAATAATGGGGCAGAATTAGAGCGGTTGAAGACATTAGAGACAGATGTGTCATCGGAAGTGGAACGAATTGAGGCGGCGTATCAGACGTTGTTGGTAGAAGCGAGTTGA
- a CDS encoding dynamin family protein has product MSYTADNTSLLRDLERVVRVRHQAATHLSQIAKRLNQAELDAEETSGKLSLERESEDIQIASDNLQKGLFRLLVLGDLKRGKSTFLNALIGEKLLPADVNPCTALLTVLRYGTQKKVTVYFKGDKPPESLDFASFKQNYTIDPTEAKRLEAENSSAFPDVDYAVVEYPLPLLEKGIEIVDSPGLNDTETRNELSLNYIHNCHAILFVFRAMQPCTLEERRYLENYIKGRGLTVFFLINAWDEIGKGLIDPDDPDELEEAQNRLRTVFQTYLTDYCQKDGQNRYEERVFELSSLEALRRRVKDAEDSLEGTGFPAFLGALNTFLTQERAVAQLRQARTLARQVYSRTHEAIERRIPLLDQDIQELKQRIQGVEPEFEQLTQIRDQFQDEIRMMRDTKVKAVADSFRTYVLNLEKTFESDFLRYQPTIDFLEFLQAERREAFNAALKQAFEQYIQDKLAEWERTAEEYLQEGFSQLAQSAANYGATYNQIVDSMTEKLIGQTIPSGVRVDAGEESPTWAKWAMGFFSLASGNVAGVALAAAGFTWQNILVNWLAVIGISSFLLIFTGLTFWNPIGLALMGLGVGALQAEQARKEVIKATKKEFVKYLPQLSQEQQEPIRQAVKDCFDSYEREVIQRLNDDIKSRQAELDNLLEQKESREINRQTELKRLRGLDADILAECRQVESVYEELLLVPGEI; this is encoded by the coding sequence ATGAGCTATACCGCAGATAATACCAGCTTACTCAGGGATTTGGAGCGAGTGGTGAGAGTGCGCCATCAAGCGGCGACGCATCTGAGTCAAATTGCCAAACGGCTAAACCAAGCCGAATTGGACGCTGAAGAAACCTCCGGTAAATTGAGTCTAGAACGGGAAAGCGAAGATATCCAGATTGCCAGTGACAATTTGCAGAAGGGTTTATTTCGGCTGCTGGTATTGGGAGACTTGAAACGAGGTAAGAGTACGTTCCTCAATGCCTTGATTGGTGAGAAGTTATTGCCAGCCGATGTGAATCCTTGTACAGCGCTACTGACAGTTTTGCGCTACGGAACTCAAAAAAAAGTCACGGTTTATTTTAAAGGGGATAAACCACCAGAATCCCTCGATTTCGCCAGTTTTAAGCAAAATTATACCATCGATCCAACCGAAGCCAAACGCCTGGAGGCTGAGAACAGTTCGGCATTTCCCGACGTTGACTATGCCGTTGTCGAATATCCCTTGCCCCTCTTAGAAAAAGGGATTGAAATTGTGGATAGTCCGGGGCTGAACGATACCGAAACCCGGAATGAATTATCACTCAACTATATCCATAACTGCCACGCTATCTTGTTTGTCTTCAGGGCGATGCAGCCTTGTACATTGGAAGAACGCCGCTATTTAGAAAATTACATTAAAGGGCGCGGATTAACGGTTTTCTTTCTAATTAACGCTTGGGATGAAATCGGCAAAGGATTGATTGATCCGGATGATCCCGATGAACTTGAAGAAGCACAAAATCGGTTACGCACCGTATTCCAAACCTATCTAACTGATTACTGTCAAAAAGATGGACAGAATCGCTATGAGGAACGAGTGTTTGAGCTTTCCTCCCTGGAAGCCTTGCGGCGGCGGGTGAAAGATGCAGAGGATTCCCTAGAAGGAACAGGATTCCCAGCATTTTTAGGGGCGCTGAATACCTTTTTGACCCAAGAACGCGCCGTGGCACAATTACGCCAAGCGAGAACGTTGGCGCGTCAAGTTTATAGCCGTACTCACGAAGCGATTGAACGGCGAATTCCCTTACTAGACCAAGATATTCAGGAATTAAAACAACGGATTCAGGGGGTTGAACCGGAGTTTGAGCAATTAACCCAAATCCGCGATCAATTCCAGGATGAAATTCGGATGATGCGGGATACAAAAGTTAAAGCGGTGGCGGATTCGTTTCGCACTTATGTGCTGAACTTAGAAAAGACATTTGAATCTGATTTCTTACGCTATCAGCCCACAATTGACTTTCTGGAGTTCTTGCAAGCGGAGAGACGGGAGGCGTTTAATGCGGCATTAAAGCAAGCGTTTGAGCAGTATATTCAGGATAAATTAGCTGAGTGGGAACGCACGGCGGAGGAGTATTTACAAGAGGGGTTTTCCCAACTTGCCCAAAGTGCCGCTAACTATGGCGCAACCTATAATCAAATTGTTGATTCCATGACTGAGAAGTTAATTGGACAAACGATACCGTCAGGCGTTCGGGTTGATGCAGGGGAAGAGTCACCCACTTGGGCAAAATGGGCGATGGGGTTTTTCTCCTTAGCGTCAGGAAATGTGGCGGGTGTGGCGTTAGCGGCGGCTGGGTTTACTTGGCAAAATATCCTGGTGAATTGGTTAGCGGTAATTGGGATTAGCAGCTTTTTATTAATTTTTACGGGGCTGACGTTTTGGAATCCTATTGGATTAGCGTTGATGGGTTTGGGTGTGGGCGCACTGCAAGCCGAACAAGCCCGCAAAGAGGTGATTAAAGCGACAAAAAAAGAGTTTGTGAAATATTTACCGCAACTCAGTCAGGAACAACAAGAACCGATTCGTCAAGCGGTGAAAGATTGTTTTGATAGTTACGAACGGGAAGTAATTCAACGCCTTAATGATGATATTAAATCCCGTCAAGCCGAGTTAGATAACTTGCTGGAGCAAAAAGAATCTCGTGAGATTAATCGGCAAACTGAGTTAAAACGGTTGAGAGGTTTAGATGCTGATATTTTAGCTGAATGTCGGCAGGTTGAATCTGTGTATGAGGAGTTATTGTTAGTACCGGGTGAAATTTAA